One Candidatus Saccharimonadales bacterium genomic window carries:
- a CDS encoding HpcH/HpaI aldolase/citrate lyase family protein, with protein MKRNAVMHPTLYTPATTSASKLVNLTNGRVAGVWRVVLCTEDSIRPDDVPVALATLRTVLKGMDSTSGVETFVRVRNPEVMARVLDLPDVDKLHGFVLPKADPTSFPEYADQVAKTDRFRLMPILESPLMTDNNFRATLRMVLSDKRYHSLIDCVRIGANDLMGHLGIRRDDTSLTVYDTPVGVTIFEIINEFRGLAGFTVTAPVFECYAPEYDELLRREVRRNIMNGLFGQTVIHPRHIRIIRDMYKVSKKDLKSARGIMKDSTAVRGVEGKMDERATHLKWAQTVLDRHSLFGDSAVSHAMDEILD; from the coding sequence ATGAAGAGAAACGCCGTAATGCACCCGACCCTGTACACTCCCGCAACCACGTCAGCTTCCAAGTTGGTCAATCTGACCAATGGTCGGGTTGCTGGCGTGTGGCGCGTTGTTCTGTGCACCGAGGACTCCATCCGCCCGGATGATGTTCCCGTCGCACTGGCCACGCTCCGCACTGTTCTGAAGGGTATGGACTCCACCTCGGGTGTTGAAACGTTCGTTCGCGTCCGTAACCCCGAGGTCATGGCCCGGGTTCTGGACCTGCCGGACGTTGACAAGTTGCACGGTTTCGTGCTGCCCAAGGCCGACCCGACCAGCTTTCCCGAGTACGCCGACCAGGTGGCCAAGACGGACCGGTTCCGTCTCATGCCCATCCTGGAGTCGCCGCTCATGACCGACAACAATTTCCGCGCAACGTTGCGGATGGTCCTGAGCGACAAGCGGTATCACTCGCTGATCGACTGTGTTCGCATCGGTGCCAACGACCTCATGGGTCACCTGGGCATCCGTCGCGACGACACGTCGCTCACGGTCTATGACACGCCCGTTGGTGTGACGATCTTCGAGATCATCAACGAGTTTCGTGGCCTGGCTGGCTTCACCGTGACGGCTCCCGTCTTCGAGTGCTATGCGCCCGAGTACGATGAGCTGCTGCGGCGCGAGGTCAGGCGCAACATCATGAACGGGCTGTTCGGTCAGACCGTCATCCACCCCCGACACATTCGGATCATCCGCGACATGTACAAAGTGTCGAAGAAGGATCTGAAGTCGGCTCGCGGCATCATGAAGGACAGCACCGCTGTCCGAGGTGTCGAAGGCAAGATGGATGAGCGTGCTACCCACCTCAAGTGGGCCCAGACCGTTCTGGACCGGCACAGCCTCTTCGGAGACAGCGCTGTCAGCCACGCAATGGACGAAATTCTCGACTGA
- a CDS encoding phosphoribosyltransferase family protein — protein sequence MPTNTESVLHHALALYGLTVVDGEFLAENSATALPFRPWEYSSFKYGRRDIAEHYGKALAGMIIDHLGPMVCGNQEIVILGTPYKRVPNAARMLAIGAQRHMRAAGLPVTYTYIYQHRLVEGDYSKLSVEQRELRNKQKKRYVDPDDFAGRHVVVIDDIRITGSIERSIIRLLGGIPVLSTSIVNLVRLDPDAAKREPQLESKLNHCAMKGLRDLLGLMSQRDQFVLTTRAVKYILESSEEDIHWLLGQLDDNQIAALYEAIVDEGYDVMQCYRSKFSLVCDAHL from the coding sequence ATGCCTACGAATACCGAGAGTGTCTTGCATCACGCATTGGCGCTGTACGGTCTCACCGTTGTTGATGGTGAATTCCTTGCGGAGAATAGCGCGACGGCGTTGCCGTTTCGCCCCTGGGAATACAGTTCGTTCAAGTACGGTCGTCGCGACATCGCCGAGCACTACGGTAAGGCTCTGGCAGGGATGATCATCGATCACTTGGGTCCCATGGTTTGTGGGAATCAGGAGATCGTCATCCTGGGGACTCCCTACAAGAGGGTTCCCAACGCTGCCAGGATGCTTGCTATCGGTGCTCAGCGCCACATGCGTGCTGCCGGCTTGCCGGTCACGTACACCTACATCTATCAGCACCGTCTGGTGGAGGGCGACTACAGCAAGCTTTCTGTCGAACAGCGCGAGCTGCGCAACAAGCAGAAGAAACGCTACGTTGATCCGGATGACTTCGCTGGCCGCCACGTGGTGGTCATTGACGACATTCGGATCACCGGTTCGATCGAAAGATCCATCATCCGGTTGCTTGGTGGGATTCCCGTGCTCAGCACGTCCATCGTCAACCTGGTGCGTCTGGATCCGGATGCCGCCAAGAGAGAGCCGCAACTGGAGAGCAAGCTGAATCACTGCGCCATGAAGGGTCTCCGTGACCTGTTGGGGCTGATGAGTCAGCGTGACCAGTTCGTGCTCACTACACGTGCGGTCAAGTACATCCTGGAGTCCTCGGAAGAGGACATCCACTGGCTGCTCGGGCAACTCGACGATAACCAGATCGCTGCGCTTTACGAGGCGATCGTCGACGAGGGATACGACGTCATGCAGTGCTACCGAAGCAAGTTCTCCCTGGTGTGCGACGCACACCTGTAG
- a CDS encoding ATP-grasp domain-containing protein has translation MFSGGGVSSDVRLWVERGFGRREIVPRMLAAAPSLSIISTGKQPIEGTSILDYPSLSTPEGIRAINRLIEANGVDALWPQRAAHYDLSDVNAEVHAAATPEVIALVDDKARFAEWLGDDPFRADTTEVIGATGVASEYARRHANGQAVCVKPVVGVNGEGYWHLREAEQPSTMLDTPEKREMHPELYLKAMELYERDAAQQRLIVMEYLPGPEVSNDVLCWRGIPLLHAARTKLGNHTQRIQSDHPTIPHAYRVAEELKLHGVVSMQYRLDAEGTWKMLEVNPRPAAGSINSEDAGFSILTGWAKLVGKLAGPSDLAQFHGDVTLAVKRIAQVVR, from the coding sequence ATGTTTTCTGGTGGCGGGGTGTCTTCGGACGTGCGACTGTGGGTAGAGCGTGGTTTTGGCCGCCGCGAGATCGTTCCGCGGATGCTGGCCGCTGCGCCCAGCCTCAGTATCATCAGCACGGGGAAGCAGCCTATCGAGGGAACGTCGATTTTGGACTACCCCAGCCTGTCGACACCCGAGGGTATCAGAGCAATCAACCGACTCATCGAGGCCAATGGCGTGGATGCGCTGTGGCCTCAGCGTGCTGCGCATTACGATCTCAGCGACGTGAACGCTGAGGTGCATGCTGCCGCGACTCCAGAGGTGATCGCACTTGTTGACGACAAGGCACGATTCGCTGAATGGCTTGGTGACGACCCATTTCGGGCTGACACCACTGAAGTGATAGGGGCTACTGGTGTTGCCAGCGAGTACGCTCGTCGGCACGCCAACGGTCAGGCAGTGTGCGTCAAGCCCGTGGTGGGTGTCAACGGTGAGGGCTACTGGCACTTGAGGGAAGCGGAGCAGCCCTCGACTATGCTGGATACTCCCGAGAAGCGAGAGATGCACCCGGAGCTCTACCTCAAGGCCATGGAGCTGTACGAGCGGGACGCTGCCCAGCAGCGACTGATCGTGATGGAATATCTCCCCGGTCCTGAGGTAAGCAATGACGTGCTGTGCTGGCGCGGTATTCCGCTCTTGCACGCGGCCCGAACCAAGCTGGGCAATCACACTCAGCGTATTCAGTCGGACCACCCCACCATCCCTCATGCTTACAGAGTCGCGGAGGAGCTCAAGTTGCACGGGGTCGTGAGCATGCAGTATCGTCTGGATGCTGAGGGCACCTGGAAGATGCTCGAGGTGAATCCTCGGCCCGCTGCTGGCTCCATCAATAGTGAGGACGCCGGATTCAGTATCCTCACCGGCTGGGCGAAACTTGTGGGAAAACTGGCAGGTCCTTCGGATCTCGCTCAGTTCCACGGGGACGTCACGCTGGCCGTGAAGCGCATCGCACAGGTTGTGCGGTAG